In the genome of Thermoplasmata archaeon, one region contains:
- the arcC gene encoding carbamate kinase — protein sequence MPAKQLVVAIGGNAIQPPGDGGTADAQRHRIEETAAKLADLVQSGHDLVVTHGNGPQVGNILLQNEEARDLVPAMPLDVCGAESQAQVGYLLAQALHNELAVRRVERGVVVLVTQTLVDGNDPAFKDPTKPIGPLYTRESDLIVKRAKGWKLVEDQARGGWRRVVPSPQPIDIIEKDTIRRLVRDGDGHVVICAGGGGIPVVRRGGRLVGVEAVIDKDLGAAVLARVLGWKVLLIATDVEKIALGFGRPTQRFLEHMTVAEAKKHLAEGQFPPGSMGPKVQAAIDFLETGGEVAVVTDLEHLADAADAKAGTRITNA from the coding sequence ATGCCGGCGAAGCAGCTCGTCGTGGCCATTGGCGGCAACGCGATCCAGCCCCCCGGGGACGGGGGCACCGCGGACGCGCAGCGCCATCGGATCGAGGAGACCGCGGCGAAGCTCGCGGACCTCGTGCAATCGGGCCACGACCTCGTCGTCACGCACGGCAACGGGCCCCAGGTGGGCAACATCCTGCTCCAGAACGAGGAGGCCCGCGACCTCGTTCCGGCCATGCCGCTCGACGTGTGCGGCGCAGAGAGCCAGGCGCAGGTCGGCTACCTGCTCGCGCAGGCCCTGCACAACGAGCTCGCGGTCCGGCGCGTCGAGCGCGGCGTCGTCGTCCTCGTCACGCAGACCCTCGTGGACGGGAACGACCCCGCGTTCAAGGACCCGACGAAGCCCATCGGGCCTCTGTACACGCGGGAGTCGGACCTGATCGTGAAGCGCGCGAAGGGCTGGAAGCTCGTCGAGGACCAGGCCCGGGGAGGCTGGCGGCGCGTCGTGCCGTCGCCGCAACCCATCGACATCATCGAGAAGGACACGATCCGCCGGCTCGTCCGCGACGGGGACGGCCACGTCGTGATCTGCGCGGGCGGTGGCGGGATCCCCGTGGTCCGCCGGGGCGGCCGCCTCGTGGGCGTCGAGGCGGTGATCGACAAGGACCTCGGCGCGGCGGTCCTCGCGCGCGTCCTGGGATGGAAGGTCCTCCTGATCGCCACGGACGTGGAGAAGATCGCCCTCGGCTTCGGGCGGCCGACCCAGCGTTTCCTGGAGCACATGACCGTCGCGGAGGCGAAGAAGCATCTTGCCGAGGGACAGTTCCCTCCGGGTTCCATGGGACCCAAGGTCCAGGCCGCCATCGACTTCTTGGAAACCGGCGGCGAGGTCGCCGTGGTCACGGACCTGGAGCACCTCGCGGACGCCGCGGACGCGAAGGCGGGCACGCGGATCACGAACGCCTAG
- a CDS encoding methyltransferase domain-containing protein yields the protein MARPVRRWWESFFGPDYLKQYEHTLARTGEEVDGIEKILHLGKGSRILDLACGAGRHSIELAKRGYAVTGFDYSEDLLHRARADAKRAKARATFVRGDMRDLRFRGAFDAVINMFSSFGYFDTVREDRKVLEGVAHALKPRGKFLMERFNRESLAYELPLQGWRVGEDGSVVLQEDTFDVLLGRYDTRQIVIDREGTREHRGSVRAYTLPELKELFDAAGLPIHRVLGGLDLSAYRARSRRLVLYAVKGLEPESIRTMW from the coding sequence GTGGCGAGGCCCGTCCGTCGCTGGTGGGAATCGTTCTTCGGCCCCGACTACCTGAAGCAGTACGAGCACACCCTCGCGCGCACGGGCGAGGAGGTCGACGGGATCGAGAAGATCCTCCATCTCGGGAAGGGGAGCCGGATCCTCGACCTCGCGTGCGGCGCGGGGCGGCACTCCATCGAGCTGGCCAAGCGGGGCTACGCGGTCACGGGATTCGATTACTCCGAGGACCTGCTGCACCGCGCCCGGGCGGACGCGAAGCGCGCGAAGGCCCGTGCGACCTTCGTGCGGGGAGACATGCGGGACCTCCGGTTCCGCGGCGCCTTCGACGCGGTGATCAACATGTTCTCCTCGTTCGGGTATTTCGACACGGTCCGGGAGGATCGCAAGGTCCTGGAGGGCGTCGCGCACGCCCTGAAGCCCCGCGGCAAGTTCCTCATGGAGCGGTTCAATCGGGAGTCCCTGGCGTACGAGCTCCCGCTCCAAGGTTGGCGGGTCGGGGAGGACGGCAGCGTCGTGCTCCAGGAGGACACGTTCGACGTGCTCCTCGGCCGCTACGACACGCGGCAGATCGTGATTGACCGGGAGGGCACGCGGGAGCACCGCGGATCCGTGCGGGCGTACACGCTCCCGGAGCTCAAGGAGCTGTTCGACGCGGCGGGGCTGCCTATCCATCGCGTGCTCGGCGGCCTCGACCTCTCCGCATACCGCGCGCGGAGTCGCCGGCTCGTCCTGTACGCGGTCAAGGGACTTGAGCCGGAGAGCATCCGGACCATGTGGTGA
- a CDS encoding GTP-binding protein: MATIEEQIKSIEDEIQKTPYNKATQHHIGKLKAKVARLKAEQELRRLKSGGSGVSYAVKKSGNATIGLVGFPSVGKSTLLNQITDAESKVGSYDFTTMDVIPGVLDHRGVKIQVLDMPGLIRGASKGRGRGREVLSVARACDLIVLMIDVFETNVQVLTEELYLAGIRLNERPADVTLAKANRGGLTVNTTVKLTKMDKEMIEDVCREWGYLNGVVVVRQDVTEDQLIDVLAGNRVYTKALVVVNKIDLVGQDYLKALQAKLSGWKLLPISAEKEIGLTKLKDEIYDTLRFMRVFLKPQGMEADMAEPLIVKEHSDVGMVCDSIHRDWRRRFRYANVWGASAQFPGQKVGLDHVLRDSDVLTIILRKG; this comes from the coding sequence ATGGCGACGATCGAGGAGCAGATCAAGTCCATCGAGGACGAGATCCAGAAGACGCCGTACAACAAGGCGACCCAGCACCACATCGGGAAGCTCAAGGCGAAGGTCGCGCGGCTCAAGGCGGAGCAGGAGCTCCGCCGACTGAAGTCCGGCGGCTCGGGCGTCAGCTACGCGGTCAAGAAAAGCGGGAACGCCACGATCGGCCTCGTCGGGTTCCCGAGCGTGGGCAAGTCGACCCTGCTCAACCAGATCACGGACGCGGAGAGCAAGGTGGGGTCCTACGACTTCACCACGATGGACGTGATCCCCGGGGTCCTCGACCACCGCGGGGTCAAGATCCAGGTCCTCGACATGCCCGGCCTGATCCGCGGTGCGTCCAAGGGCCGCGGCCGCGGTCGCGAGGTCCTTTCCGTGGCCCGCGCGTGCGACCTCATCGTCCTCATGATCGACGTGTTCGAGACGAACGTCCAGGTGCTCACGGAGGAACTCTACCTTGCGGGGATCCGCCTGAACGAGCGGCCGGCGGACGTCACCTTGGCGAAGGCGAACCGCGGCGGCCTGACCGTGAACACCACGGTCAAGCTCACGAAGATGGACAAGGAGATGATCGAGGACGTGTGCCGTGAGTGGGGCTACCTGAACGGCGTGGTCGTCGTCCGGCAGGACGTCACGGAGGATCAGCTCATCGACGTGCTCGCGGGGAACCGCGTGTACACGAAGGCGCTCGTCGTCGTGAACAAGATCGACCTCGTCGGGCAGGACTACCTCAAGGCCCTCCAGGCCAAGCTCAGCGGTTGGAAGCTCCTGCCCATCTCCGCGGAGAAGGAGATCGGGCTCACGAAGCTCAAGGATGAGATCTACGACACCCTTCGGTTCATGCGCGTCTTCCTCAAGCCGCAGGGCATGGAAGCGGACATGGCGGAGCCGCTCATCGTGAAGGAGCATTCCGACGTGGGCATGGTGTGCGACTCGATCCACCGCGACTGGCGCCGGCGGTTCCGGTACGCGAACGTCTGGGGCGCGAGCGCCCAGTTCCCCGGCCAGAAGGTGGGGCTGGACCACGTCCTGCGGGATTCCGACGTCCTCACGATCATCCTCCGCAAGGGCTGA
- a CDS encoding CBS domain-containing protein, producing the protein MWAADVMTRDLVTLTPDMTLEVAAERLVQRAISGAPVVDARGRLLGILSESDILRHLKQLAEETLGKRYLTSQVHALDLLAFLGEREHVAVEEVYRRLRASKVSEVMTKHVVAMKPTDTLESVAAAMIEHDVNRLPVVDAGRVVGIITRADLARVLATGRADIPRL; encoded by the coding sequence GTGTGGGCCGCGGATGTGATGACGCGGGACCTCGTCACCCTGACCCCGGACATGACCCTCGAGGTGGCGGCGGAGCGCCTCGTGCAGCGGGCGATCAGCGGAGCCCCGGTGGTCGATGCGCGCGGACGTCTCCTCGGGATTCTGAGCGAGTCGGACATCCTCCGACATCTCAAGCAGCTCGCGGAGGAGACCTTGGGCAAGCGGTACCTGACGAGCCAGGTGCACGCCTTGGACCTGCTCGCGTTCCTGGGAGAGCGCGAGCACGTCGCGGTCGAGGAGGTCTACCGCCGTCTGCGAGCCTCGAAGGTCTCCGAGGTGATGACGAAGCACGTCGTCGCGATGAAGCCCACGGACACCCTGGAGTCCGTGGCCGCGGCCATGATCGAGCACGACGTGAACCGCCTCCCCGTGGTGGACGCGGGCCGGGTCGTCGGGATCATCACGCGGGCGGACCTGGCCCGGGTGCTCGCGACGGGCCGCGCGGACATCCCCCGCCTCTGA